One genomic window of Candidatus Dormiibacterota bacterium includes the following:
- a CDS encoding Lrp/AsnC family transcriptional regulator — MPINSLDSIDCRILGALQRNSRLSNADLAKAVGLSPSPCLRRVRRLEKRGYIRGYRAMLDRTAVGLGVTAFARLQVEWPRAKTLRDEIRKLPQIVACYVLTGESGVLLEIVAADLEEYSNFLFGTLYNVSGVRGIQSSVLLEVVKERETTPLPIDDGADHSRRQRATSQKTLSIEPVGPRSRSVNASSSRR, encoded by the coding sequence ATGCCAATAAACTCACTAGATTCGATAGACTGCCGGATACTTGGCGCTTTACAGCGCAATAGTCGGCTATCCAACGCCGACCTCGCCAAGGCGGTGGGTCTCTCGCCTTCACCTTGCCTGCGGCGCGTCCGGCGCCTCGAGAAGCGCGGCTACATCCGCGGCTACCGTGCCATGCTCGACCGCACGGCGGTCGGCCTCGGGGTGACGGCCTTTGCCCGGCTCCAAGTGGAGTGGCCGCGGGCCAAAACGCTGCGCGACGAGATCCGCAAGCTGCCCCAAATCGTTGCGTGCTACGTGCTGACCGGCGAATCGGGCGTCTTGCTCGAGATCGTGGCCGCGGATCTCGAGGAGTACTCGAACTTTCTCTTCGGAACGCTCTACAACGTCTCGGGAGTACGCGGAATCCAGTCGAGCGTGCTCTTAGAGGTCGTCAAGGAGCGCGAGACGACGCCGTTGCCGATCGACGACGGCGCGGATCACTCCAGACGCCAGCGCGCGACGTCCCAGAAAACGCTGTCGATCGAGCCCGTCGGTCCGCGGAGCCGGTCGGTGAACGCGTCCAGCTCGCGGCGCTGA
- a CDS encoding peptide ABC transporter substrate-binding protein, with translation MRHCVAVLLLAVAACTARHAATANDTTLTIGQQQEPISLNPAMENGQRSTQWGELLFSYLVKYDTQGRLVGDVATAVPSLANGGISKDGLTITYHLRNDVRFADGVRLTARDCVWSIDAINNPNNDVQSRYGYDRVARAEAPNDDTLVLHLKRPFAPIISLVLAPEGYPIFPAHLLARYPDFNHLDFDAKPIGSGPYVVDAWVRGDHVALHANPYYFLGKPLIEHLTVRFIPDPQEGTNQLRTHEIQAYFNEQDYSQYRALLRLRNYRVLDMPESAVGALIFNTQSPLASDARVRHALAEAIDIHSLVAKAYRGALHSREAGRGLFLWAFDPRSYPDVPYDPSNARRLLQAAGWTAAGHGVRHKNGRALDLLLVIQAGVLGEEIAASAIAQYERAVGAHVAIRAFNVTQFGAPAAMGGPVYAGKFDMALYSFVNGDDPDTTDQFACANVPPHGYNKSRICDPRIDALLRAGRSTYDPGKRKAVYARLQALLYEELPVVPIYQRRELDAFTDRLRGPTGSIDSVFWDVARWRLE, from the coding sequence ATGAGGCACTGCGTCGCGGTGCTGCTCCTCGCCGTTGCCGCGTGCACGGCGAGACATGCGGCAACAGCAAACGACACGACGCTCACGATCGGTCAGCAGCAAGAACCGATCTCGCTCAATCCGGCGATGGAGAACGGGCAACGGTCGACGCAGTGGGGTGAGCTGCTCTTCTCGTATCTCGTGAAGTACGACACGCAGGGCCGTCTGGTCGGTGACGTCGCAACCGCCGTACCGTCCCTCGCAAACGGCGGGATCAGCAAAGACGGGCTGACGATCACGTATCACCTGCGCAACGACGTCCGCTTTGCCGACGGGGTCCGGCTGACTGCTCGCGACTGCGTCTGGTCGATCGATGCGATCAATAATCCCAACAACGATGTCCAGTCGCGATACGGCTACGACCGCGTCGCGCGGGCAGAGGCGCCGAACGACGATACGCTCGTCCTTCATTTAAAGCGTCCATTCGCGCCCATCATCTCTCTGGTGCTGGCGCCCGAAGGGTACCCCATCTTTCCCGCCCATCTGCTCGCCCGCTATCCGGACTTCAATCACCTCGACTTCGACGCGAAGCCGATCGGCTCGGGACCGTACGTCGTCGATGCCTGGGTCCGGGGCGATCACGTCGCGTTGCACGCCAATCCGTATTACTTTCTCGGAAAGCCGCTGATCGAACACCTGACGGTGCGTTTCATCCCCGATCCGCAAGAGGGAACCAATCAACTGCGCACCCACGAGATCCAAGCCTACTTCAACGAGCAAGACTACTCGCAGTACCGTGCCCTTCTGCGGCTGCGGAACTATCGCGTTCTCGACATGCCGGAGAGCGCGGTCGGCGCGCTCATCTTCAACACGCAAAGCCCGCTCGCGAGCGACGCGCGCGTCCGTCACGCGCTCGCCGAAGCCATCGACATTCACAGCCTCGTAGCCAAAGCGTACCGGGGAGCGCTGCACAGCCGTGAGGCAGGGCGCGGCTTGTTCCTCTGGGCCTTCGACCCGCGCTCCTATCCCGACGTGCCGTACGATCCCTCGAACGCCCGCCGTTTGCTGCAGGCCGCGGGGTGGACCGCAGCCGGGCATGGCGTCCGGCACAAGAACGGCCGCGCGCTCGACCTGCTGCTCGTCATTCAAGCCGGCGTGCTCGGCGAAGAGATTGCCGCGAGCGCCATCGCGCAATACGAGCGCGCCGTCGGCGCGCACGTGGCGATCCGCGCGTTCAACGTCACGCAGTTCGGCGCGCCTGCGGCGATGGGAGGGCCCGTCTACGCCGGCAAATTCGATATGGCGCTCTACTCGTTCGTCAACGGCGACGATCCGGATACGACCGATCAGTTCGCGTGCGCGAACGTCCCGCCGCACGGTTACAACAAGTCGCGCATCTGCGATCCGCGCATCGATGCGCTCCTGCGCGCCGGGCGCTCGACGTACGACCCGGGCAAACGCAAAGCGGTCTACGCGCGGCTGCAGGCACTGCTCTACGAAGAGCTGCCCGTCGTACCGATCTATCAGCGCCGCGAGCTGGACGCGTTCACCGACCGGCTCCGCGGACCGACGGGCTCGATCGACAGCGTTTTCTGGGACGTCGCGCGCTGGCGTCTGGAGTGA